GCGGCCGGCCGTGCCGCAGCGCGTTGGTGGTCATCTCGTCGACGGCGAGCAGGAAGTCCTCCAGCGCCGGCCCCGACCCGTTCGGCAACCGCGCCTCGGCGGCACGCGAGGCGAGGTCCCGGCGCAACCCGCGCAGGTCGCGCACGGAGTCGGCGTGCACCAGCGGCTCGGTCTCCTCCAGCGGCTCGGGCGGGACGGGCAGCGAGGCCAGGTACTCCTCGGGGTCGACGTGGTCGGGGTTCACCTGCTCGTGCCCGTCGACCTGCAGCACCGGGTGGGTGGCCCGGGCGGCCGCCACCAGCGGCTCCGGCACCCGGCGGGTGTCGCACAGGCACAGGACCTGGAGCGGGTCGTCCCCGGTGCGGTGCGCCTCGTCGAGCTGGTGGTCCAGGACGGCGTCGTAGCGCTGCCACTCCCGCCAGGTGTCCGGCTCGGACCCGGGCAGCGGCTCCAGGACCACCCGGACCACCGGGCTGGCGGCGACCCGGTGGCGCACCCCGAGGCGGCGGACGGCGGTGATCGCCGCCGCCGGCCCGTTGCCGTACACGTCCGACCACGCGACCCACGTCACCTGCGGACGGTCCGGCAGCGCCTGCTGCAGGAGCTGGGTGGTCTGGTCGCTGCAGACGACCACCACCGGCTCCCCGGCGTCCAGCCCGGCACAGACGAACGCGACGGTGCCATCGACCAGCTCGCTGTCCGACGCGCCGATCAACGCCCGGTGCCTGGCGGACCCGGCTGCCCCGTCCATGCGTGCTGGTCCCCGTTCTGCCCGTTGCGGAGCCGCCGTCCTGGCAGCCGTGTCCACGGGCTCCCTACCCGCTCCCCGGCGACCTAGGCGTGGGTCCGGCCGGGAGCTCACCGGACGGCCGGAGGTGGGGGTTGCCGCGCGGGCACGAGCGTGGAAGATGGGGACCGAGGACGGCCGCCATCCGGCACGCCGCCCCCGCACCGACCCGCGGTCGACTCGACCGGTCCGGACCTGGAGGGGGCAGCATGACCACGTCCACAGCACTCGCCGACCATCCCGCCGAGGACGTCCTGCGCGACCTCGACGCCGCCCGGGAGCACGTCGGCTCCGCCGCGCTGCACCCGGCGCCGACCGGGCCGGTCGGGCTGGAGCTCGAGGCCCACCTGGTCGACCTGGCCTCCCCAGCCAGCCGGGTGCCCTGGCACCGGGTCACCGCCGCCGTCGCGACGCTGCCCCCGCTGGACGGCGGCAGCCAGGTCACCCTCGAGCCCGGCGGCCAGGTCGAGCTGTCCGGCCCGCCGGCCCCCGACGTCACCGCCGCGGTCACCGGCCTGCGGTCGGACCTCGCGGCCGTCCGGGGCCGGCTGGCCGCCGACGGCCTGGGGCTGGCCCCGCTGGGTGCGGACCCGTGCCGCCCTGCGCAGCGGGTCTGCCCGGGCTCCCGCTACGTGGCGATGGAGGAGCACTTCCAGTCGCTGGGCCACCGGGCGGCGGGCGTCACGATGATGACCTCCACCGCGGCGCTGCAGGTCAACCTGGAGGCCGGGCCCCGGGCCGGGTGGGCCGCGCGGCTCCGGCTGGCCCAGGCGCTCGGCCCGGTGCTGGTGGCGGTCTCCGCCTGCTCCCCGATGCTGGCCGGCAGCGAGACCGGCTGGCGCTCGGGCCGGCAGCGGACCTGGGCCCAGCTGGGCGCCGCGCGCTGCGGGCCGCTGCCCGGTGGGCCCGACCCGGCCGACGAGTGGGCCGCGTTCGCCCTGGCCGCGCCGGTGATGCTCGTGCGGAGCCCCGCCGGTGACGCCGTCCCCGTGCACGGCCGGACGTCGTTCGCCGACTGGGTCCGCGGGGCCGGGCCGGTCGACCGGCGGCCGACGGTGACCGACCTGGAGTACCACCTGACCACGCTGTTCCCGCCGGTCCGGCTGCGCGGCTACCTGGAGCTCCGGTACCTCGACGCCGCACCGGAGCCGTGGTGGCCGGCGCTCTCGGCGGTGGCCTGCACCCTGCTCGACGACCCGGTGGCCGCCGACACCGCCGCCGCCGCGACCGAGCCGGTCGCCGGCCGCTGGGAGCAGGCCACCCGGCTCGGCCTGGCCGACCCGGAGCTGCACGCGGCCGCGACCGCCTGCCTGGAGGTGGCCGTGCGCCGGGCACCGGCGGGCCTGCGGGCGCCGGTCACCGCCCTGGCCGAGCTGGTGGGACGCCGGGCGAGCCCCGGCGACGCACTGCTGCACACCGCGCGCACCGCCGGCCCGGCAGCCGCCCTGCTGGCCGCCACCCGCGACGCCGCGATCCACGATGCCGCGATCCACGATGCCGCGATCCACGATGCCGCGATCCACGATGCCGAGGAGGCGACATGACCGACCTGAGGGAGACCCTCGCCCAGGAGCTCACCCGCGCCCGGGAGCGCACCCTGCTGCTCACCGAGCAGGACGAGCCGGAGCTGCTGCGCCAGCACTCGCCGCTGATGAGCCCGCTGGTCTGGGACCTGGCCCACATCGGCCAGCAGGAGGACCTGTGGCTGCTGCGCGGCGGCGACGCCCGGTGCACCGGGGTGCTGCCGCCGGACGTCGAGTCGCTGTACGACGCCTTCACCCACCCCCGGGCCGCCCGGGTCCGGCTCCCGCTGCTGCCCCCGGTGGAGGCCCGCGCGTTCTGCGCGGAGGTGCGCGGCCGGGTGCTGGACCGGCTCGACCGGTCCACGCCCGACGACGACCCGTTCGACGTGGCGATGGTGGTCAGCCACGAGCAGCAGCACGACGAGACGATGCTGCAGACCCTGCAGCTGCGCGCCGGCCCACCGCTGCTGGGCACCGGCTCCCCGCTCCCGCCCGGCCGGCCGGGGCTGGCCGGCACCACCGTGCTGGTCCCCGGCGGCCCCTTCCGCCTCGGGGTCGACGGCACCGAGGAGCCGTTCTCCCTGGACAACGAGCGACCGGCGCACGTCGTCGACGTCCCCGCGTTCCGGATCGGGCGGGTGCCGGTCACCAACGCCGAGTACGCCGCCTTCGTCGCCGACGGCGGCTACACCGACCCCCGCTGGTGGTCGGCGCGCGGCTGGCAGCACCGCTGCGACGCCGGGCTCACCGCGCCGCAGTTCTGGGGGCCCGCGGGCACCCGCACCCGGTTCGGCCTGGTCGAGGAGCTGCCGGCGGACGAACCGGTCCAGCACGTGACCTTCTTCGAGGCCGAGGCCTACGCCGCCTGGGCGGGGGGCCGGCTGCCGACCGAGGAGGAGTGGGAGAAGGCGGCCGTCTGGGACCCGGCCACCGGGAGCCGGCGGCGGTTCCCGTGGGGCGCGGCCGACCCGACGCCGGAGCTGGCCAACCTCGGCGGCTCGGCGCTGCGGCCGGCCCCGGTGGGCGCCTACCCCGCCGGCGCCTCGGCCTACGGCGTCGAGCAGCTCCTGGGCGACGTGTGGGAGTGGACCTCCTCGGACTTCCGTCCGTGGCCCGGCTTCACCCCGATGCTCTACGCCGACTACTCCGCGCCCTTCTTCGGCGGTGACTACAAGATGCTGCGCGGGGCCTCCTGGGCAGTGGGCGCCTCGGTGTCGCGGCCGAGCTTCCGCAACTGGGACCACCCGGTGCGCCGGCAGGTCTTCAGCGGCATCCGACTGGCCTTCGACGCGTGACGGGGGACGCCTGATGTGCCGGCACCTGGCCTGGCTCGGCCGGCCACGCACGCTCGCCGCGCTGGTGCTCGACCCGCCGTCGTCCCTGCTGGTGCAGTCCCACGCCCCCCGCCGGCAGCGGTACGGCACGGTGAACGCCGACGGCTGGGGCGTGGGCTTCTGGGCCGACGGGCACCCGGAGCCGGCCCGCTGGCGGTCGGCGCAGCCGCTGTGGGGATCGGCGTCCTTCGCCTCGGTCGCCCCCGCGGTCTCCTCCCGGTGCGTGCTGGCGGCGGTGCGCTCGGCGACCGTGGGGATGCCCATCGAGGAGGCGGCGGCCGCCCCGTTCACCGACGGCCGCTGGCTGCTCTCGCACAACGGCCGCGTCGACCGGGCGGTGCTGCCCCCGGCCCGGGACGCCGAGTCCGTCGTCGACAGCGCCCAGCTGGCCGCGCTGGTCTTCTCCCGCGGCCTGGACTCCCTCGGCGCCACCGTCCGCGAGGTCGGCGCCGCCGACCCGTCCGCCCGGCTGAACCTGCTCGCCGCCGACGGCACCCGGCTGCTGGCCACCACCTGGGGCGACACCCTGTCCGTGCTGGTCACCGACGAGGGGACGGCGCTGGCCAGCGAGCCCTGGGACGACGACCCGCGCTGGTCCGACGTCCCCGACCGGATGCTCGTCGAGGTCACCCCCGACGGCCTGACCCAGACCCCCCTCGAGGCATCGGAGCCCGCATGACGTTCACGCTCACCGACCACCTCGGCCCGGTCGACGCCGGCGCCGCCCTCGAGGCGGACGTGCGCGCCGGGCTCACGGCCACCCGCAAGACGCTGCCGCCCCGCTGGTTCTACGACGAGCGCGGCAGCGAGCTGTTCGACGAGATCACCCGGCTGCCGGAGTACTACCCGACCCGGGCGGAGAAGGCCCTCCTCGCCGAGCACGCCACGGACGTCGCCGCGGCCACCCGCGCCGACACGCTGGTCGAGCTGGGCAGCGGCACCTCGGAGAAGACCCGGCTGCTGCTCACCGCGCTGGCCGAGGCCGGCACCCTGCGCCGCTTCGTGCCGGTCGACGTCGACCCCACAGTGCTCCGGGCGGCCGGTGCCCAGATCACCGAGGCCTACCCGGGGACGGCGGTCGACGCGGTGGTCGCCGACTTCACCGTGCACCTGGGCGAGCTGCCGCAGGAGGGCCGCCGGCTCGTCGCCTTCCTCGGCTCCACGATCGGCAACCTGGAGCCCGCGCCACGGGCGGCCTTCCTCTCCTCGCTGGCGGCGACCCTGCGGCCCGGCGACTCGTTCCTCCTCGGCACCGACCTGGTCAAGGACCCCGACCGGCTGGTGCGCGCCTACGACGACGCCGCCGGGGTGACCGCGGCGTTCAACAAGAACGTGCTCGCGGTGCTGAACCGGGAGCTCAAGGGCGACGCCGACCCGGCCGCCTTCGAGCACGTCGCGGTGTGGGACGCCGAGCAGGAGCGGGTCGAGATGCGGCTGCGGTCGACCCGGGACCAGGTCGTGGAGCTGACCGCGCTCGGACTGACGGTGCCCTTCGCCGCCGGTGAGGAACTGCGCACCGAGGTGTCCACCAAGTTCCGCCGGCCCCGCGTCGAGCAGGAGCTGGCCGCGGCCGGCCTGCGGCTGACCCACTGGTGGACCGACCCGGCCGGCGACGTCGCGGCGTCCCTGTCGGTGCCCGCGTGACGGGCGGCCCCGCCCTCCCGGCGACGAGCGGCCTGCCGCACGACGACCTCGGCGACGCCTGGCGCGCCGCCCGCCCGCGGCCGGCGACGGTGCACCTGGACTCCGCCGCGTGCAGCCGGCAGAGCACCGCGGTGCTCGACGCCGTCGCCCGGCACGCCCGGCACGAGGCCGAGCTCGGCGGGTACGTCGCCGAGCAGGCCGCCGAGGGACTGCTGCAGCAGGGCCGCTCGGTGCTGGCCGGGCTGGTCGGGCTGGCCGCCGCCGACCTGGCGTTCACCGAGAGCGCCTCCGCGTCGGTGCGCACGCTGGTCTCCCGCTGGCGGCTGGCGCCCGGCGCCCGGGTCGGCGTGCTGCCCGGGGAGTACTGGCAGAACGTCGCCGCCTTCACCGACGCCGGCCTGACGCCGGTGCTGCTGCCCGCCGACGCCCTGGGCCGGGCCGACCTGGCCGGTGTCGAGCGGGCGCTGCGCGACGACCCGCCCGCGTTCGTGCACATCACCCTGGTGGCCAGCCACCGCGGCGTCGTCCAGCCCGGACGGGAGATCGCCGCGCTGTGCCGGGCCGCCGGCGTCCCCCTGGTGCTGGACGTCGCGCAGGCGCTCGGCCACGTCGACTGCGACCTGGGCGCGGACGCGGCCTACGGCACCTCCCGCAAGTGGCTGACCGGGCCGCGCGGCGTCGGTTTCCTCGTCCTGCGCCCGGCGGTCGGCGCGCAGCTGACCCCGCTGGCCGGCCCCGAGCTGTACGACGACGGCGGCGCCGGCGTCGAGCACGCCCGCTGGTACGAGTCGCACGACGCGCACGTGGCCGGCCGGATCGGCCTGGTGCTGGCCGTCGGCGAGCACCTGGCCGCCGGACCGGACCGGGTCCGCACGCGGCTGGCGGCGCTGGGCCGCGCCACCCGCGAGCGGCTGGACGGCCGGGGCGGGTGGCGGGTGGCCGAGCCGCTGGACGAGCCGACGGCGATCACCACGCTGCGTCCCCCGGACGGCGTCGACGTCCGGCAGGTGGCCGCCCGGTTGCGCAGCGAGCACGGCGTGCTGACCACCGCAGCCGGCCGGGAACGGGCACCCCGGGAGCTCACCGGCCCGGTGCTGCGGGTCTCGCCGCACGTGGACGCCACCGCCGAGCAGCTCGACCTGCTGGCCGCCGCGCTGACGTCCTGATCCGGATCGACTGCATCCAGGGGCGGGGATGGGCCGGAAGAACGGGGTGACAGTCCACTCCAACGGAAGGAACGTCACCGTGAACAAGACCCGCCCGATCGCCCTGACCGCCGGCGCCACCGGCGCGTTCGCGCTGCTCTTCGCGGCCACGCCCGCGCTGGCCGACTCGCACACCATGACGCTGTCGGTCCTGCACGCGATCCCCGAGACCCCGGTCGACGTCTACGCCAACGGCGAGCGGCTGATCGACGACTTCGAGCCCGGCACCCTCGCCGGCCCGCTCACGCTGCCCGGCGGCGCGTACGACCTGGCGCTCTACCCGGCCGACGCCGCGGACGCCTCCGGCGAGCCGCTGCTGTCGGCGGACGGCGTCGAGGTCCCGGCCGGTGCCAACGCCACGGTGACCGCCCACCTCACCGAGGCCGGTGAGCCGGCGCTCACCCCGTTCGTCAACGACACCTCCGCCGTCCCCGCGGGCGAGGGCCGGCTCACCGTGCGCCACGTCGCCGCGGCGCCTGCCGTCGACGTCCGGGCCGGTGGCGAGGTCGTCATCGACGGGCTGACCAACCCGAACGAGGAGTCGCTGACCGTCCCGGCCGGCAACGTGAGCGCCGACGTCGTGCTGGCCGGCACCGACACCGTGGCGATCGGCCCGGCCGACCTGACGGTCGCCGAGGGCGCCAACACGATCGTCTACGCGTGGGGTTCCGGTGACGCCGGCTACGAGCTCGCCACCCAGACGGTCCAGGCCGGGGCCTCCGCCCCGTCCGGCGTCCCCGGCGGTTCGGCCGGCCTGGCCGCTGACGAGGGCATCCCGGCACCGCTGGTCGGCCTGACCGTGGCCGGTCTCGCCGCCGCCGCGTTCGCCGGCCGCAAGTACGCCACCAGCCGGGTCTGACCCGACCGAGAGCAGAGGCAGCACCGTGCGCAGTTCCGTCGTCGTGGTGGTCCTGGGCCTCGCCCTGGCGATCGGGACACCGGTCACCTGGGCGCTGACCCGGCCCGAAGCGACGGCGGGCAGCACGGTGCAGCAGGCGCTCGACGCGCCGTCGCCCTCGGCGACGGCACCCTCGCCGACGGCGGCACCGTCCCCCTCCGGGGCGGTGCCGCCGTCGGCGCCTGCACTGGACCTCCCACCGGTGACCACGCGGGACGCGGCGCCCACCGTGGCCGCACCGGTGCCGGCCCCGGTCCGGCTCAGCGTGCCGGCCCGGGGCGTGGACGCCCCGCTCGACCCGGTGGGCGTGGCGCCCGACGGCCAGATGGAGCTGCCGGAGGACGTGGACCGGGTCGGCTGGTACCGCTTCGGGCCCGTCCCCGGGGACGCCGGCTCCGCCGTCCTGGCCGGGCACGTCGACGACCGGGAGCAGGGGCTCGGCGCCCTGGCCCCGCTGCGCACCGCCGAGGTCGGTGACGTCGTCGTGGTCACCGGCGCGAACGGCGCGGAGACCCGCTGGCAGGTGGTCTCCCGGGAGCTGATCACCAAGCAGGCCCTGCCGCTGGACACCATCTTCGGCCGGGAGGGGCCGCCCCGGCTGGTGCTGGTCACCTGCGGCGGCCCGTTCATCCCCGAGCTCCGCAGCTACCGCGACAACGTGGTCGTCGTTGCCGAACCACTCCCATGAGCCTCCTGGCCGTCCGGCTGCCACCCCTGGGTACGGTCGCTGACGTGCCAACCACCCGGGGCCCGGTGCACCAGAGCGCCGAGCCCGACGACAGCGAGGTCGCGCGGCGCTTCGCCGACGGCGACGAGCAGGCCCTCGCCTGGGCCTACGAACGATGGGCGGCGCAGGTGCACGGCATGGCGGTGCGGGCTTTCGGCCCCGGCCCCGACGCCGAGGACGTCACCCAGCAGACCTTCATCTCGGCCTGGACCGGGCGCAGCCGCTACCGTCCCGACCAGGGGCCCCTCCCGGCCTGGCTGGTGGGCGTCTGCCGGCACAAGATCGCCGACACCTGGGCCAAGCGGGAACGGCAGCGTCGGTCGACCGAGGCGGCCGCGAGCGAGGCCCGCTCGGCCCCCACCGCCGACCCGGGCAGCGAGCTGGCCACCGAGGTGGCCGACCGGGTCCTCCTGCTGGGCGAGCTGAACCGGATCGGCCAGCCGCAACGAAGCATCATCGAGCTCGCGTTCTTCGAGGACCTGACCCATGCACAGATCGCGGCACGCACCGGCATCCCGCTGGGCACCGTGAAGAGCCACATCAGACGCACCCTGGAGCGCCTGCGAGACCGCTTGGAGGTGGACGGTGCAGCACTGCGATCCTGACGAGCTGGCGCTGGCCGCCCTCGGCGAGCAGCCGCCGCCGGAGTGCGCCGCGCACCTGACCGACTGCGCCGAGTGCGAGCAGGAGGTCGCCTCGCTGCGCCGCAGCGTCGAGGTCCTCGCCGTCCCCGCGCTGGCCGCGCCGACCCAGGCGGTGGCCCCGCCGCCGCAGGTCTGGGCCGCCATCGCCGCGGCGACCGGGGTCGCCGCCTCCCCGCGCCCGGCCCTGGTCGAGGCCGGCGGGTCCCCTGACGTCCCCGTGCCCGCGCCGTCCGCCGAGGAGACGCACGCGTCCCGGTCGGCCGGGGCCACCGTCGTGCAGTTCCCGGCGCGGTCGGCCCGCCGGCCGGCGGCCCGGTGGCTGCCGCTGGCCGCCGCCGTGCTGGTGGGCGGGCTCATCGGTGCCGGCGCCGTCGCGGTCACCCAGGACGGTCCGGAGGGCACGGTGCTCGCCCAGGCCGGGCTCGACCCGCTGCCGGAGCAGATCGCATCGGGCACCGCCGAGGTCCGGGAGTCGGGCGGGACCCGCGAGCTGCAGGTCGACCTCGACGTGCCGGCGCTGGACGACGGCTACTACGAGGTGTGGCTGCTGCAGTCCGACGCGCAGCGGATGGTGCCGGTCGGTGTCGTCCAGCGGGGTGCGACGGTGCTGCCGCTGCCCGACGGCCTGGACCTGTCGGCCTACCCGCTGGTCGACGTCTCGGTGGAGCCGCTGGACGGCGACCCCACGCACTCCGGCGTCTCGGTGGTCCGCGGCCAGCTCTCCAGCTGAGTCCAGGCGCCGCTCAGCCGAGCGGCGCCTGGAGCCGCTGGGACACCCGCCGGTGGACGGCGAGCTGCTCGTCGAGCCCGGGGTGGAGGACGGCGCCGTCCTCGACGACGAACCGCCCCGCCACGACGGTGTCCCGCGCGGACACCGGGCCGCAGCGCAGCCACGCCTCCACCGGGTCCGACAGCGCGCCGGCGAACCGCACGCCCTCCAGCGACCAGATCGCCAGGTCCCCGCAGGCACCGACGGACAGCTGACCGATCTCGCCGGCCCGGCCCAGGCAGGCGGCGCCGCCGCGGGTGGCCATCTCCAGCGCGTCCCGGGCCGACATCGCCGCGGCGCCGTGCCGGAGCTTGCCCTGCAGCATCGCGGTGCGGGCCTCCAGCCACAGCGACGCGGAGTCCGCCGACGCGGAGCCGTCGACGCCCAGCCCGACCGGGGCGCCCACCGCCCGCAGCTCGGCGACCGGGGCCAGCCCGCTGCCCAGGACCATGTTCGACGACGGGCAGTGCGCCGCGCCGACCCGGGCCGCGCCCAGCCGGGTGACCTCGGCGGCGTCCGGCCACACCACGTGCGCCAGCCACGTCCGGTCGGTCATCCAGCCGACGTCGTCGAGGTGGTCGACCGGGCGCCGGCCGAAGGTCGCCAGGCAGAAGGCGTCCTCGTCCCGGGTCTCGGCGAGGTGGGTGTGCAGCCGGACGTCGAGGGACTCGGCGAGCTCCGCCGTCCGGCGCATGAGCGCGGGCGAGACGCTGAACGGCGAGCACGGGGCGAGCGCGATCCGGGTCATCGCGGTGGGCGACCGGTCGTGGTGGAGCTGCACCAGCCGCTGGGAGTCGGCCAGGACCTCGTCGTCGTCCTGCACGACCGAGTCCGGGGGCAAGCCGCCGTCCTTGACGGACAGCGACATCGAGCCGCGGGTGGGCGAGAACCGGACGCCGAGCTCGCGGGCCGCGGCCACCTCGGCGGAGATCAGGTCGCCGGCGCCGCGCGGGTGCACGTACAGGTGGTCGGTCGACGTCGTGCAGCCGGACAACGCCAGCTCGGCGAGCCCGACGAACGCGCTGACGTGCGCCGCCTCCTCGTCCAGCCGCGCCCACAGCGGGTACAGGGTGACCAGCCAGTCGAACAGCCCACCGCTCAGCGCGGGGGCGTAGGCGCGGGTCAGGTTCTGGTACAGGTGGTGGTGGGTGTTCACCAGCCCGGGCGTCACCAGGCAGCCACGCCCGTCGACCCGGCGGACGGCGTCGGGCTGCGGGTCGCCCGGGCCGCCGAGGGCGCTGACCACGCCGTCGGTGATCGCGACCCACCCCCCGGGCAGCTC
The Modestobacter marinus DNA segment above includes these coding regions:
- a CDS encoding sensor histidine kinase, with product MDGAAGSARHRALIGASDSELVDGTVAFVCAGLDAGEPVVVVCSDQTTQLLQQALPDRPQVTWVAWSDVYGNGPAAAITAVRRLGVRHRVAASPVVRVVLEPLPGSEPDTWREWQRYDAVLDHQLDEAHRTGDDPLQVLCLCDTRRVPEPLVAAARATHPVLQVDGHEQVNPDHVDPEEYLASLPVPPEPLEETEPLVHADSVRDLRGLRRDLASRAAEARLPNGSGPALEDFLLAVDEMTTNALRHGRPPVDLRLWAGSDRLVCTVTDHGAGLQDPFIGYGPAHGDDLSLGGMGLWLARQLCDHVDITAAGDGVQVRLTTVLR
- the egtA gene encoding ergothioneine biosynthesis glutamate--cysteine ligase EgtA — its product is MTTSTALADHPAEDVLRDLDAAREHVGSAALHPAPTGPVGLELEAHLVDLASPASRVPWHRVTAAVATLPPLDGGSQVTLEPGGQVELSGPPAPDVTAAVTGLRSDLAAVRGRLAADGLGLAPLGADPCRPAQRVCPGSRYVAMEEHFQSLGHRAAGVTMMTSTAALQVNLEAGPRAGWAARLRLAQALGPVLVAVSACSPMLAGSETGWRSGRQRTWAQLGAARCGPLPGGPDPADEWAAFALAAPVMLVRSPAGDAVPVHGRTSFADWVRGAGPVDRRPTVTDLEYHLTTLFPPVRLRGYLELRYLDAAPEPWWPALSAVACTLLDDPVAADTAAAATEPVAGRWEQATRLGLADPELHAAATACLEVAVRRAPAGLRAPVTALAELVGRRASPGDALLHTARTAGPAAALLAATRDAAIHDAAIHDAAIHDAAIHDAEEAT
- the egtB gene encoding ergothioneine biosynthesis protein EgtB, which gives rise to MTDLRETLAQELTRARERTLLLTEQDEPELLRQHSPLMSPLVWDLAHIGQQEDLWLLRGGDARCTGVLPPDVESLYDAFTHPRAARVRLPLLPPVEARAFCAEVRGRVLDRLDRSTPDDDPFDVAMVVSHEQQHDETMLQTLQLRAGPPLLGTGSPLPPGRPGLAGTTVLVPGGPFRLGVDGTEEPFSLDNERPAHVVDVPAFRIGRVPVTNAEYAAFVADGGYTDPRWWSARGWQHRCDAGLTAPQFWGPAGTRTRFGLVEELPADEPVQHVTFFEAEAYAAWAGGRLPTEEEWEKAAVWDPATGSRRRFPWGAADPTPELANLGGSALRPAPVGAYPAGASAYGVEQLLGDVWEWTSSDFRPWPGFTPMLYADYSAPFFGGDYKMLRGASWAVGASVSRPSFRNWDHPVRRQVFSGIRLAFDA
- the egtC gene encoding ergothioneine biosynthesis protein EgtC → MCRHLAWLGRPRTLAALVLDPPSSLLVQSHAPRRQRYGTVNADGWGVGFWADGHPEPARWRSAQPLWGSASFASVAPAVSSRCVLAAVRSATVGMPIEEAAAAPFTDGRWLLSHNGRVDRAVLPPARDAESVVDSAQLAALVFSRGLDSLGATVREVGAADPSARLNLLAADGTRLLATTWGDTLSVLVTDEGTALASEPWDDDPRWSDVPDRMLVEVTPDGLTQTPLEASEPA
- the egtD gene encoding L-histidine N(alpha)-methyltransferase, with amino-acid sequence MTFTLTDHLGPVDAGAALEADVRAGLTATRKTLPPRWFYDERGSELFDEITRLPEYYPTRAEKALLAEHATDVAAATRADTLVELGSGTSEKTRLLLTALAEAGTLRRFVPVDVDPTVLRAAGAQITEAYPGTAVDAVVADFTVHLGELPQEGRRLVAFLGSTIGNLEPAPRAAFLSSLAATLRPGDSFLLGTDLVKDPDRLVRAYDDAAGVTAAFNKNVLAVLNRELKGDADPAAFEHVAVWDAEQERVEMRLRSTRDQVVELTALGLTVPFAAGEELRTEVSTKFRRPRVEQELAAAGLRLTHWWTDPAGDVAASLSVPA
- the egtE gene encoding ergothioneine biosynthesis PLP-dependent enzyme EgtE; this translates as MTGGPALPATSGLPHDDLGDAWRAARPRPATVHLDSAACSRQSTAVLDAVARHARHEAELGGYVAEQAAEGLLQQGRSVLAGLVGLAAADLAFTESASASVRTLVSRWRLAPGARVGVLPGEYWQNVAAFTDAGLTPVLLPADALGRADLAGVERALRDDPPAFVHITLVASHRGVVQPGREIAALCRAAGVPLVLDVAQALGHVDCDLGADAAYGTSRKWLTGPRGVGFLVLRPAVGAQLTPLAGPELYDDGGAGVEHARWYESHDAHVAGRIGLVLAVGEHLAAGPDRVRTRLAALGRATRERLDGRGGWRVAEPLDEPTAITTLRPPDGVDVRQVAARLRSEHGVLTTAAGRERAPRELTGPVLRVSPHVDATAEQLDLLAAALTS
- a CDS encoding DUF4397 domain-containing protein, whose protein sequence is MNKTRPIALTAGATGAFALLFAATPALADSHTMTLSVLHAIPETPVDVYANGERLIDDFEPGTLAGPLTLPGGAYDLALYPADAADASGEPLLSADGVEVPAGANATVTAHLTEAGEPALTPFVNDTSAVPAGEGRLTVRHVAAAPAVDVRAGGEVVIDGLTNPNEESLTVPAGNVSADVVLAGTDTVAIGPADLTVAEGANTIVYAWGSGDAGYELATQTVQAGASAPSGVPGGSAGLAADEGIPAPLVGLTVAGLAAAAFAGRKYATSRV
- a CDS encoding class F sortase → MRSSVVVVVLGLALAIGTPVTWALTRPEATAGSTVQQALDAPSPSATAPSPTAAPSPSGAVPPSAPALDLPPVTTRDAAPTVAAPVPAPVRLSVPARGVDAPLDPVGVAPDGQMELPEDVDRVGWYRFGPVPGDAGSAVLAGHVDDREQGLGALAPLRTAEVGDVVVVTGANGAETRWQVVSRELITKQALPLDTIFGREGPPRLVLVTCGGPFIPELRSYRDNVVVVAEPLP
- a CDS encoding RNA polymerase sigma factor; amino-acid sequence: MPTTRGPVHQSAEPDDSEVARRFADGDEQALAWAYERWAAQVHGMAVRAFGPGPDAEDVTQQTFISAWTGRSRYRPDQGPLPAWLVGVCRHKIADTWAKRERQRRSTEAAASEARSAPTADPGSELATEVADRVLLLGELNRIGQPQRSIIELAFFEDLTHAQIAARTGIPLGTVKSHIRRTLERLRDRLEVDGAALRS
- a CDS encoding anti-sigma factor; the protein is MQHCDPDELALAALGEQPPPECAAHLTDCAECEQEVASLRRSVEVLAVPALAAPTQAVAPPPQVWAAIAAATGVAASPRPALVEAGGSPDVPVPAPSAEETHASRSAGATVVQFPARSARRPAARWLPLAAAVLVGGLIGAGAVAVTQDGPEGTVLAQAGLDPLPEQIASGTAEVRESGGTRELQVDLDVPALDDGYYEVWLLQSDAQRMVPVGVVQRGATVLPLPDGLDLSAYPLVDVSVEPLDGDPTHSGVSVVRGQLSS
- a CDS encoding 8-oxoguanine deaminase produces the protein MQTADLLVRDAELIATVDDARRELPGGWVAITDGVVSALGGPGDPQPDAVRRVDGRGCLVTPGLVNTHHHLYQNLTRAYAPALSGGLFDWLVTLYPLWARLDEEAAHVSAFVGLAELALSGCTTSTDHLYVHPRGAGDLISAEVAAARELGVRFSPTRGSMSLSVKDGGLPPDSVVQDDDEVLADSQRLVQLHHDRSPTAMTRIALAPCSPFSVSPALMRRTAELAESLDVRLHTHLAETRDEDAFCLATFGRRPVDHLDDVGWMTDRTWLAHVVWPDAAEVTRLGAARVGAAHCPSSNMVLGSGLAPVAELRAVGAPVGLGVDGSASADSASLWLEARTAMLQGKLRHGAAAMSARDALEMATRGGAACLGRAGEIGQLSVGACGDLAIWSLEGVRFAGALSDPVEAWLRCGPVSARDTVVAGRFVVEDGAVLHPGLDEQLAVHRRVSQRLQAPLG